TGAATTCGGGACATGGGGACCAAAAGTAGCAACATGGGTATTGGAAGTTATTAGTTTTGGATCAGTACACtttttgtgacaaaaaatatattttttcttttagaaatttgtgacaaaaaaaaattttctttaAGAAATTGAGTTCTTTTCTAAACAGTGTctcaaactctttttttttttttttttttgtcactgcGAAATACATCAGTGGGTTAGTGAGTTAGTTGTTAGGGGGAAGAGGAAAGGGAGGCCACCACATGAGTGGGGTAAGCGTGGGAAACGAACCCAGGCCAAATAAACGGGGCAAAGGGTGCTCGACCAATTGAGACACCGCCTATATTCAACAGTGCCTCAAACTCAAGCATGGTTTTTGTTGCGACTAGGAGTGCAATGTTTGTACACTCTAATATTTCAAATTCCAAAttattgaatatttttctgaAAGATATACAaaatactttcttttcttttctttttctttcaggGAAAAGGTGTTGGTTCCAGACTCCAAGCCTTACATTTCATTAATCGGAGTCGAAAATCGAACTTCGGAAACCATCATCACTTGGAATGATAAAGCCTCAGACAAAGAAAAGGATGGAAGAGAACTGGGGACATCTAGATCAGCTTCTGTTGCCATAGAATCTGATTTCTTCTGTGCAACTGGAATCACCATCGAGGTACAAATCATACCTGGATACCGTTTCGGGTTATAATTGTTTTcacttttgattttgattctaAGTTTCTAGTCTTTTGCAGAATTCAGTGGTTGCTGTCCCCGGAGCTCATGGGAATCAGGCTGTTGCATTGAGGATAAAAGGCAATAAAGCTATGTTTTATAGAGTGAGGATTTTGGGGACACAGGACACGCTTTTAGATGATTATGGATCACATTATTTCTACCAATGTTACGTTCAAGGATCCATCGATTTCATATTTGGTAGTTCAAGATCGCTGTATCAGGTATCATCGTATTTAGATCTTCAATTTGTTGAGGAAATCGAAAGGGAAGTGCTTCTTTGCTATCGTTTTCAATTTCCgtcttcattttttgaaaaaaaaaaaatactcttatAAATCTTGTTTGGCTAACTTTCCGGGTGATGCTGCCATGCTCTTGGTCCCTATAATCGTTGTGCTATATTTCAAAGATTAAAGTTCTTTttgccaagccaaaaaaaaaaaaacttgtttggcATACTGTTTATAGAAAGGTTTCGCAAATGGGGCTGACACTGGAAGGTCCCATCTTGGAACTTTTCATTGTTGTGCACAAGAACTAAGAAAATGAATGGAGCTGCTATGAACTTTTCgttgtttttgtttctggaaAACGAAAAGGAAAATGGCAAAAAACGAAAACAGTTCAGACATACATTAcatattttcttctctctctccataaatccaagataaaaacagaaaaaaaacaagtttaagATCCTCACTACTTGCGACTGATTCTTGATGATATTCCTTAAAACTGGTGTTCTGAATGTATTGAACCAGGAATGTGTTCTTCACTCAACAGCTCAAAGCTATGGAGCAATTGCAGCTCACCACAGAGACACACAAGAAGAGGATACGGGGTTCTCTTTTGTGAACTGTACAATCAACGGCACTGGCATGGTCTATTTAGGAAGAGCTTGGGGGGACTACTCGCGAGCAATATACTCCTACTGCGTTATCGACAGTGTAGTAACTCCATCCGGATGGAGCGACTGGAATCAACCGTCCAGGCAGAAGTAAGAATCTCATCAGTCAGCTCTTGATTTAAGGAAAGAAACTGATGTTTTAGACTGAACGAAAATGTGCCTACAGAATATGTTAGTTACCCATTTGATAGACGAAATGTATAATAAGTCAAGTTTGTCTGCATTTTGTAGGACCGCGGTGTTTGGGGAGTTCCAGTGTAGAGGCGAAGGAGCGGATAGAAAGAAGAGAGTGGCATGGTCCAGGTCTTTCAGTTATGAGGAAGTTAGGCCTTTTCTGGATATGACTTTCATTTCTGGAGAGCAATGGCTGAGACTATAGAACTATTTTAATTTCATGTGTTTCATTCATTCTGGATTCAAAGCAGGCAAATTAGGTTTTGGGGATGTGGGGGCATTTCTTAGGCCAAAACATTGAACATCTGGAACTGAAGTTTTGAGCATTTGTCTACTTCATGTGAGGTAACCATTTCATAATTTTAGATTTGGTGGACAAGATAAAGCTCAGCGAACGGATCCACAGGAAATGATTCCAGCATCGTAATTTGACGGAATAATCGCTGGGGAATATGAAGCTCAGTGAAAGAAAGCAtagattaagaaaaaaaagattgagaaaATTATTCTAGCACTACAAGCGGACTTATGTAATACTATTATTCTAAAATTATCTGGGTCCGAACCCAAGCCCGGATATGTTGGGGCCCAACCCGTTTCGATTTATTGCGAGAGCTTAATAGGTTTGGACCGGACTAATTTGAGCCCGATTATTTAAATGACGCTCCAGACCGGGCCAAATTTACACCCCTAATCGGGAGGAAAAAGAGTTGAGATATGGCagtcttctttcctttttaaaaGGATTTGATATTTACACTTCTTTCTTTTTAGTAttaaaagtgtatttttttgctaaaaaattaataaaaaaaaagcacgtggatataaaaaaaagagaggtgtgTAAATCAatttgataatgccaaaactgtttttgttaacgtcaaaatttcagtgcataaaagtcttgtacactgcACATAGTACAAGCGTTTTATACActaaaattttgacacaaacaaaaattattttggtattatcttcttttttcttttcttttttaacaaaCAAACGCAAATAGGAACACCTGCCTTGTAGTCATTTGCCCGATTCCTAGAATACTCCCACAACTCTGTcaccacgtctctctctctctctctctctgtctgtgtTGCAGAGTCCAATTCAACCTCCAATTCCCCCGTCCCTTCCTGCCCATAATCATCTACCATCAACTTCATCATATGGGCCTGGTCGTGTTGCGTAATTCCCCGCTAGTTTCTGTTTATGTCTGAGAACGACCGATCCGACGGCATTGTTGTCGGCGGCGGTGATGGGTCCGATCGGAGGGACGATGATCGAATTAAGGAGGAGACACGAAATGGGTTCGGATCGAAATTGGGAAAGGAGAAGCGTGTTCCAAGATTTCGattcagaaagaaaaagaagggttcTTCTAATCCTTCTCCTTCGACTGTTCGCAAATTAGGTAATAATTTTTGCTGTTTTAAGCAAACCCCAACTTTGGATTCTCCTGCCGATGCGTCCCCAACGAGTGACCCAAACAGTCCAGCGTTTACTCATGAGTTGTTGAGGGATTTgattgaaaagaatgatttttATTCCAAAGAATGCAATCACCACCGGGATATAGATTGTGTAAAAGGTAATTGAAAGAACTCATTAAATTCTTTTCTTGTATTGGTATTCAATTTTATGTACAGAATTGTACAGTTGATTTTTCTGTAT
The sequence above is drawn from the Rhododendron vialii isolate Sample 1 chromosome 6a, ASM3025357v1 genome and encodes:
- the LOC131329652 gene encoding pectinesterase QRT1-like, which gives rise to MAVMGSWVFRLLVIGSTFLAFWSEVETVYAEGEGNLVDFITWSDMKVDLKKQRLDLRDGYNRSRVIVVDQSGKGDSVTVQGAVDMVPMNNSERVKIYVLPGIYREKVLVPDSKPYISLIGVENRTSETIITWNDKASDKEKDGRELGTSRSASVAIESDFFCATGITIENSVVAVPGAHGNQAVALRIKGNKAMFYRVRILGTQDTLLDDYGSHYFYQCYVQGSIDFIFGSSRSLYQECVLHSTAQSYGAIAAHHRDTQEEDTGFSFVNCTINGTGMVYLGRAWGDYSRAIYSYCVIDSVVTPSGWSDWNQPSRQKTAVFGEFQCRGEGADRKKRVAWSRSFSYEEVRPFLDMTFISGEQWLRL
- the LOC131329656 gene encoding uncharacterized protein LOC131329656, coding for MSENDRSDGIVVGGGDGSDRRDDDRIKEETRNGFGSKLGKEKRVPRFRFRKKKKGSSNPSPSTVRKLGNNFCCFKQTPTLDSPADASPTSDPNSPAFTHELLRDLIEKNDFYSKECNHHRDIDCVKGN